A window from Onychostoma macrolepis isolate SWU-2019 chromosome 07, ASM1243209v1, whole genome shotgun sequence encodes these proteins:
- the ywhae2 gene encoding tyrosine 3-monooxygenase/tryptophan 5-monooxygenase activation protein, epsilon polypeptide 2, with protein sequence MADREHLVYQAKLAEQAERYDEMVEFMKSVAGKDTELTVEERNLLSVAYKNVIGARRASWRIISSIEQKEESKGGDGKLKMIREYRQMVENELKSICNDILDVLDKHLIPSANTGESKVFYYKMKGDYHRYLAEFATGNDRKEAAENSLVAYKAASDIAMIELPPTHPIRLGLALNFSVFYYEILNSPDRACRLAKAAFDDAIAELDTLSEDSYKDSTLIMQLLRDNLTLWTSDIQGDGEEQNKTALQDAEDEKQ encoded by the exons ATGGCAGATCGAGAGCACTTGGTTTACCAGGCTAAACTAGCAGAACAAGCCGAGAGATACGATG AAATGGTGGAGTTTATGAAGAGCGTTGCAGGAAAGGACACAGAGCTCACAGTAGAGGAGAGAAACCTGTTATCAGTGGCGTATAAGAACGTGATTGGAGCTCGACGAGCCTCCTGGAGGATCATCAGCAGCATTGAGCAGAAAGAGGAGAGCAAGGGAGGAGATGGCAAACTCAAAATGATCCGAGAATACAGACAAATG GTTGAGAACGAGCTGAAATCTATTTGCAATGACATATTGGATGTACTGGACAAACACCTCATTCCTTCAGCCAACACAGGAGAATCCAAAGTTTTCTACTACAAAAT gaAGGGTGACTACCACAGGTACCTAGCAGAGTTTGCCACGGGTAATGACAGGAAGGAAGCAGCAGAGAACAGTTTGGTGGCATATAAAGCTGCCAGTGACATTGCCATGATTGAGCTCCCGCCCACACATCCCATCCGGCTCGGCCTCGCTCTCAACTTCTCCGTCTTCTACTACGAGATCCTTAACTCCCCCGACCGCGCCTGCAG GTTGGCGAAGGCGGCGTTTGACGATGCGATAGCGGAGCTGGACACGCTGAGTGAGGACAGTTACAAGGATTCGACGCTCATCATGCAGCTGTTACGGGACAACCTGACGCTCTGGACCTCAGACATACAGGGAGACG